The Coffea eugenioides isolate CCC68of chromosome 8, Ceug_1.0, whole genome shotgun sequence genome has a segment encoding these proteins:
- the LOC113779027 gene encoding uncharacterized protein LOC113779027 has product MSLFLLLLLLLLCLSLHACGARPFGVVDIERIVTGLQLPHKNIEPSRAEGLKVQEPSGARIDKRLSLPDWGGANTIQEKNSQTVGKENEDDKGYSVLLPSPQKDLHETSELEDQERRARSIMESPTAKAEETVDSMENDKGEDIVVMDYAQPHRKPPIHNRRP; this is encoded by the exons ATGTCtctattccttcttcttcttcttcttcttctttgtcttTCTCTGCATGCATGCGGTGCCAGACCTTTTGGAGTTGTTGATATAGAAAGAATTGTTACAGGGCTTCAGCTTCCTCACAAG AATATTGAGCCTTCGAGAGCTGAAGGTCTAAAAGTCCAAGAACCATCGGGGGCTAGAATTGACAAAAGACTGAGTCTACCCGATTGGGGTGGTGCAAACACAATCCAGGAGAAGAATTCTCAGACAGTagggaaagaaaatgaagatgataaAG GATATAGTGTTCTGCTACCATCACCTCAAAAGGATCTCCATGAGACATCAGAATTGGAG GATCAGGAGAGGAGAGCTCGATCGATAATGGAATCACCAACAGCCAAAGCAGAGGAGACTGTGGATTCTATGGAAAATGACAAGGGGGAGGACATAGTGGTCATGGATTATGCACAGCCCCATCGCAAACCACCCATCCATAACAGAAgaccctaa